CCGGTAAATCGCTGACAAAACGACGAATTCTTGGAATGTCCTGCACATCCATTTGCGCAACGATATTGAATTCAGTATCTTGTGCATTGGTGGATTTAACTTCATCCAAGCGAACCATCACATCGCCAGCCCCCCGACGATTAACATACAGAACTTGATAGACATCTTGCTTATTTTTAACCACAAGCAAAAATTGATTCTGATCCGCACCATTTAGAAGATAGTCACCGAAAAAATTATTAGCCCAAGCATTACTACTACCACAACTTCTACTCTCACACTCAAACAAAACGCTTCGACCATCAGACAGCATCTGCGCGCGATAATGCGTGTAAACATCAGGTAAAAGGGCATTCCGATTGATTTTATAGAGCGACGTAAAATAATCACCGTTCAACCTAACCACTGATTCAGGCTCCCAACCACTACCAGAACGACTAATCTTACTTAAAGGAATTTCAATCAACTGACCAGACTGAGAATTACTCTTAACTAACTGCGCATCACGATAAGGCTCAATCCCTAAGATTCCAGCAAAAGAAAAACCACTAAAAAAAACTAACAGGCATAACATGTCACGAAATTTAACCATACAACCTTCCTATCACCCCAACTAGGGATGGATTAATCCGCATTAATTTTGATCAATAAACCGCTGAATTTCCGTCGCAACGACAAAACAACTTTCAGGCTCAAGATGAAAGTGATGATTACCTTCAAGCCACTTTAATTTCACCCACGGAAATTGAGCTGCACGTTTTTCAACTAGCTGATGGTCATCTTTGTAAATACCATCCTTAGCCACCAAAACTAAGGTCGGACATTTAATTTGTTGTATAAAAGCACCAACACCCTCTTCATCCATACGATATGGTGATGGGAAAGTTAATTTTCCATCATGGCACCATCGCCAAATACCACTAGAATCTTCCTTCGCACCTCGGTCAACAAGAAGCTCCGACGCTGACTTTGACAGCGCTGTAAAGCCAGCCATTCTAGCAAGCACCATGGCCTCTTTTGATGGATAGTTAGTGCTTCTATCCAAGCAATATTTAGACATTTTATTAATAGCCCGCTGAAGGGTAACCACACGCTCTGCTGGTTTAGCACTCAAAGGCCCCATATTGTCCAACACGATCAAACCTCGAACCTTGTCAGGCGCAATAGCAGCCACCAACATAGCGACAGCGCCACCCATACTATGACCAATCAACCAAACACTTTGCTTTGACTGATTTAAAATTGATACCACATCTAAAACATAATCCCATAAATGATAAAAGCTACCAGCCGAACGATGCTGAGATGCTCCATGACCAGCTAGATCAAGAGCAACATGTGAGAAATTAGATAAATGAGGCGATAAATTAGTGAAGCTGGCAGCGTTATCAAGCCAACCATGCAAAGAAAGTACTTTCAATGCCGATGTTTTTTTAGGCAACCATTGCAACCCAGCTATTTCGGTATGCGCAAGTTTGTAAACAATGTCATTTCCCATATAGATACGTCTTAACCAATATAATAAATTTTACCTAACGGCTTATGATGGCGAAATACACCAACGAAACTGACAACAAGCACCAGCAAAAAAATCACCCTCTACCGAGGCCAATGTCGCTGTTGTCATAGCAAAATTCATAGGCAAAGGCTCATCAACCAAAAAATCAACAAACTGATGAGCAAAAGGCTGATGAGTAACAAGCAAAATAGACTCGTATGGCTGTTCATCCAGCCAAGCCGAAACTTCCATTTCTTTTCCATAAGGCGTAATCAATGGACAGCTTTGAATATCAACTGATAACTCAAGATCGGCTAAAAAGATTTTAGCTGTTTGCTGAGCTCGTACATAAGGACTTACAAACACAGCATCAAAAACCTCCGTTTTAGAAGCAAACGCTCGAGCGGTGGTTTTCACCTCTGCCACCCCCAACGTCGTTAACTCACGAAGCTCATCTTGATTAGAGCCATAGGGCTCAGCATTACCATGACGTAATACAAAAAGGCGCTTAAGCTTCTTCATCCGAGCTCACCTGAGGCCACGGTTGAAAAGGAAAGGGCTTTTCTTCTGTTTCAAAAGATAAAAACGAAAAAATTTGCTTAATAAAAGAAGTTACACTTCTCAGCCAAGAAGACAGCATAACGGGCTCGTGCTTTGATCCCAATTTAACAAGGCTTACCAACACAAGCAAAATACCAAACACAGTCACGGCAATATTCAACACCACCCAATACAACAACATAAAAATCACACGAAACCAAAAACCTTGATCAGCATAACCTGGTTTAGACATTGCTATTCTCCTCATTCGTCGCAAATTCGACATCCCATTTTTGCTCACCTGTCATCATTGAACCGATCAACGACTCCAGTTTTGCATTGTCAAACAATAACTTGGACAAGCCTTTAGCCAACGGCATATATAAGCCGTGTTTCTGAGCTTCATCCACTACCATTTTCAATGTATTAACGCCTTCGGCGACTTCGCCAATACCACCCACAGCTTCGTTCAAGTCCTGGCCAGAACCAATAGCAAAACCAACTCGATAATTACGGCTCAAAGGAGACGTACACGTTGCAATCAAATCCCCCATCCCCGCCAACCCAAGAAATGTCATCGGATTTGCCCCAAAGTGAACGGCAAAACGACTCATCTCGGCCAAGCTGCGCGTCATAATCATGGACATGGTGTTCTCACCAACATTAAGCGCTTTCGCAAGACCGCACACAATAGCGTAAATATTCTTTAAAGCCCCTGCTAACTCAACCCCCTTACTGTCCTGACTTTCATAAACACGAAAGGTTGGCGATTTCAGCAACTCTATTACCCGTTGGCGAACTTGATCATCCGAGCTTGCAACGACCGATCCAGTCATTTGCCCAGCCGCAATTTCTTTGGCTAAATTGGGGCCACTCAACACACCAATTCTTTGTGTGATAGGGTTTCGACGCAAAACGTCACTCATAAGTTCAAATCGATTTGGATTAAAACCCTTTGTCGTACTGATTAATATTTTATCGGCCGTTAACAAAGGCTCAATACGCTGTACAACTTGTTCAAAGGACTTCGAAGGAATAGAGACAAAAACGGTATCGCTGTCACGTATCGCTTGCTCTAGATTACTGGTCGCCAATAACTCACGATGTAAAGGAGCATTTGGCAAGTAACGACTGTTCAGCCCTGTCAAATTGATCTCTTCAACCTGCTCCTCGTTACGCATCCACTGGCTAACCTGATGCCCATTTTTGGCCATGATATTCGCCAATGCTGTACCAAAACTACCACCACCTAGTACACATACAGAATGCTTCATATTGACTACTTCTCTTTGTAAATGCCGCCTAAAAACATTAAGACGAACAACTAACTTCTAACGATCTACCCCATTCAGGGGCTCTTTGAGCAAGAAACTCTGATTCTGGGTGCTCATCAAAAGGCTGATTAAGTACATTTAACAGCCGTCGAAACGGTAAATAATCGCCTCGTTTAGCAGCTAGAATTGCATCATGGGCTAAATAGTTTCTTAGAATAAACTTGGGGTTTACTTGTAACATAGAAGCACCTACCAGAGACCATTCTAGCCCTTCATTCAATCGTGCTGTTTTATAACGTTCAAGCCACTTAGACAAACGGTCACGGTCGACCACTTCATCAAGCAGCAGAGTAAAGTCGGTATCATTAATATGACTTAATAAGCGGAAAAATACAGTGTAATCCATTTTTTCTGCAGCTAGAATCGTGAATAACAATGGCAATAAATCATGCACATGCTGGGCATCACTCAACCCCATCTTTTTCATCATCAGGTGATCATAATGAGACTGCAGCTCTGGCTCATAACATTGTAAAATGGCAATCAATTGATTTTTTTCTAAATGCTTTGAAAAACACCGCATTAAACAATTGAGATTCCACAATCCCACTCCAGGCTGCCGTGAGAAAGCGTATCGCCCTTCGTGATCAGAATGATTGCATACCCAATCTGGCTCATAGTCTTCCATAAAGCCATACGGACCATAATCTATCGTTTCACCGGTAAATGAAAAGTTATCTGTGTTCATAACACCATGCTGAAAACCAATAGACTGCCATTTCGCGATCATACGAGCAGTACGCTTCACTACTTCTATCAACATATTTTCTAGTGGCGAGTCTGTTGTTAAACATTGTGGGTAATAGTGCTGTAGACAATAATTGATGAGTTGATCTAGCTCTGCTTGTTTGCCCTGATAAAAAAAGTATTCAAAATGGCCAAAACGAATATGGCCCTGCGCCACACGAAGCAACATAGCGCCCGCCTCAGGCGTTTCTCGATAAACAGCCTGTTTGCTATCATAAAGCGCTAGAGCACGTGAGGATGGCACCGACAGAGCCGCCATCGACTCACTGGCTAAATATTCGCGAATGCAAGATCGCAGTACAGCACGCCCATCACCACGGCGAGAGTAAGGCGTTGGGCCAGCGCCTTTCATATGTAAATCATACAAAAAGCCATCCTGCCCTTTCACCTCACCTAAGAGCACACCGCGACCATCACCAAGCTGAGGAGAAAAACCACCAAATTGGTGACCAGCGTAGACCATACTCACGCTAGTCGGTGATTTTTCTTCACCGCTTAATATGAGCTTGGTTGCAGGGGATTTAATATCAATAGATAGAAAGGTAGCGAGAGATTGGTTAAATTCAACCAATCTCTGCTCAAGAAGTGGCTGGATAAGCGTTTTTGAGGAAAACGCCTCACCCAGACTTGCAAAATGGTGTTCTAAATTCATCTTGTCTCACTAAAAAGTAAGCGATGTTTATCGAGACATATCAACCATGTATTCACAGCGAATGCTCTCACCAACGACTTTCTCGATTTCTGGAATCATGAAAGCATCATCTTCACTGGCAAAGCTCACAGATCTACCTGTTTCACCACCTCGGCCAGTACGTCCAATACGATGTACGTAATCTTCAGGGTCTTCTGGCAAAGCATAGTTCACAACTAACTCCACATTGTCCACATGGATGCCTCGCCCAGCAACATCGGTAGCAACAAGCACCTGGATAATGCCTTCTTTAAAGTTTTTCAAGGTCTTGACCCGCTTATCTTGCGCCACCTCACCAGATAAAATAGCACAATTAATATTCGCTTTACGTAGACGCTCATATAAGTCACGTGTTTCATCACGACGGTTGGCAAAAATAATCGTACGTTGGCCGCCATTTTCTTCAATTAGCTGCTTTAGTACAGGCCATTTCTGATCCGCTTCGACCGTATAAATCACTTGATCTATATTTTGATTCGTTGCTTCTTTAGGCACAACGGACACTTCTTTAGGGAAATACGTCCATTGTTGCGCTAGCGCCTGAATGTCTTTCGGGAAAGTGGCACTGAACAACATTGTCTGCCTAGCTTCTTTATGTGGCGTCATACGAATAATGCTTTTCACATCCGGAATAAAGCCCATGGACAACATACGGTCAGCCTCATCTAGCACAAGACATTCCACTTTACCCAATTGAACCTTACGACTACGCGCAAAATCCAACAAACGCCCTGGCGTTGCCACTAATATATCAACGTTTTCAGTTTCTAACGCAATTTTCTGTTTTTCATAACTCAAGCCACCCACTAGCGTAACCACATTCAAATGACAGTTAGACGTTAATTTAACCGCCTCATCAGCAATTTGTATGGCTAACTCGCGAGTTGGTGCGATAATTAAACCGCGGGCAAAATTGTTAGGGCGTTTCTCTTCAAGCGGGTAATCGAGAAAATCAGTAATCATCGCGATTAAAAAAGCCGCGGTTTTACCTGTCCCAGTTTGAGCCTGACCAATAATGTCGTAGCCCTGCAACGTCATCGGTAGTGTTTCTGCCTGAATTTCACTGCAGTATTCAAAGCCCATCTCAGCGATAGACTTAATCACGCGGTCTGGGATGTTCAAATCGTGGAAGCGTAATTTGCCCTCTACAACATCAACCTGAAAATCGTCTATAGACCAAATATCAGCGCTTGATTTATCAACCGGTGTCGCTTCATGTTCAACTTGCACGCTGCTTGATGTCTCATCATTATCTTTAGGACGCTTATTTGTGCGACGGGTACGTTTTGGTTTGGTCGTGGTTTCTGATGGTGCTTCTTGAATTTGGTTTTCCATATTGGAATCTATACGCTTCTATATTATTTAGAGGTTAATAATCTTTACAAGGAGTGTACCTAATTGGTAAGTTTTTATCACCCCTTGCTTACGGTTTGTTGAGTTGAGCTACTGATATCGATAAGGCGGTAAGCTATTAATTAATTGCTTGCCGTAACGCTTTGTTCGCAAGCGTTTGTCTAAAATGTGTATTTCCCCACTGTCCGTTTCGCTTCTTAGTAGCCGTCCCGTGGCCTGAACCATACGTAAGGAAGCATCAGGGATAGTGATTTCCATAAAGGGGTTGCCGCCACGTTTTTGAATCCATTCTGCCAATGTTGCTTCGACAGGGTCATCAGGAACAGAAAAAGGAATTTTCGCGATATACACACACGTTAAATAGTCACCAGGCAAGTCCACACCCTCAGCGAAACTCGCCAACCCGAGTAACAAACTCCCTTTCCCACTATCAATGCTCGCTCTATGTGAATCCAAAATCACGCGCTTAGATTGCTCCCCTTGCATTAGCAATATTTCTTGTAGTCCAGCAGACAGCGACTTAGCCACCTCTTCCATCTGACGACGAGAAGAAAAAAGCACTAAACTGCCTTTTGCTATATTCACATGCTCATCTAGATAAGTAATAATTTCAGCGGTATGTTGCTCAACACGATTAGGCTCATGTTCCATATCAGGCACCACTAGCAAGCCGTTCTTTTGAAAATCGAACGGACTTATAACACGTAAATATTCACTTTCTTGAGGTACACCTGAGCGCATATTAAATCGATGGAACTGATTCAATGCTGTTAACGTCGCTGACGTCACGACCGCACCAAAACACTTATCCCATAACTGCTGCCTTAATGTATTAGCCGCAAGAATAGGCGACCCTCCCAATTCAATATCCTGCTCCATTCCCTGCCCAGACAAAATCAGCCAGCGAGCATTAGGCGGGTAATTTTGATCATCGACGGTAGAATATAAGCGCCACAAGCCCACACTTTGCTCCAGTCGCCCGAGAATGACGCCCAATATAGGCTGCCAAGTCTCTGCCGTTTCCGGTGTCACACCCATGCCCTCATTTTGTTTGGTCTTTTTACATTCATCTTGAATGCTTTCGATGTTTTTAAATAACTTTTGATAAGACGTTTGCAGGCTGTACGCCAACTGACGAAGCTCATCCGGAACGAGGCCAAATTCAAAACGATGCTGGTTATTTTCTTGATCCAAGCCTAACCCTTGAATATAAGGGGCTAGACCCTGCTGTGCGTATTGGATGAAATTCACAATACTTTGTATTTGCTGCGGAACTTTTAGCAACAACTGACCAGTAAGACTGACATCATCTGTCAACTCCTGCTTCAAGTTGACCAAGTTTTTCTCAAGCTGACGAAGCCAAGCAATACTTTGCTGCAAACGCACTTCATGCCGAAAATGACCTATCGCTTTATCTGGAAGATGATGACCCTCATCAAATACATAAATAGTCTCTTTTGGCGGTGTAAGTATTGCACCACCACCCAGAGACAAGTCGGCTAGCACCAAATCATGGTTCGCCACGATAACATCTGCCACTTCAATCTCAGCTCTCGCTTTAAAGAACGGACACGCAGAATAGTTAGCACAATTTCGATTTGTACACTGTTGGTGATCGGTGGTTAAGCGACGCCAATCTTGATCTCGAATAATGCCTGCCCAATTATCTTTATCGCCATCCCATTCACCTTTACCCAATGCGGTGTCCATTTCTTGGTAAAGAGCGGTATTCACATCATCCGAGTTAAGGTGTTGCTCAAAAAGACCAGCGAACATGTCTTCCATGGCCTGTTCTTCTGAGCTTAAAAAGCCTTCAAGGTTATTCAGACACAAATAGCGCCCTCGCCCTTTCGCCAGTGTGTATTTAAAACTCAACTCAGTATGTTCAAGTAGATCTGGCAACTCCTTATGAAGAATCTGCTCTTGTAGCGCCACCGTGGCAGTAGATATGATTAATTTAAGGCCTCGAGCTTTCGCAATAGGGATTGCAGCCAAGCAATAAGACAAAGTTTTACCTGTGCCTGTGCCCGCCTCAATGACAGCGACATGTTTTTCATCGAGTCGCTCGCCCTCACTACCTTGTTTTATATTACCCAAAGTTCGTGCGATGGCGCCGATCATTTCCCGCTGGCCAGCCCTTGGTTTATGGGACTTCGCCTCTAAAGAGGCTCGGTAAGCAAGTTGTATTTGTTTTTTTAGTTCATCTGAAAGCATTTATATCATTGAGATTAGTTAAGAATACTGTATATAATAACAGTTACTGTATAAACAACCAGATAACCTATGATTAAATTAACCAAAAGACAATCTGACGTACTAGAAACCATTCGCGAATTTATTAGTGAAACTGGTTTTCCGCCAACCAGAGCTGAAATAGCTCGTCGACTTGGGTTTAAATCCCCCAATGCTGCCGAAGAACATCTAAAAGCCTTGTGTAGAAAAGGGGCTATTGAAATGCTCTCGGGCGCTTCTCGTGGAATTCGTTTAGTCAATCAAGCATCGAACGATGAACCAGAAGACCTTGGCCTGCCCATTATAGGAAAGGTCGCTGCAGGTTATCCGATTCTTGCTCAGGAAAATATTGCCTCTCATGTCAACATACCAGCAAGCATGTTTTCTCCAAAAGCAGATTATTTTCTTTCCGTCTCTGGAACAAGTATGAAAAATATTGGCATTATGGAAGGCGATCTTTTAGCCGTTCATAAAACCACCACTGTTCAAAATGGTCAAATCGTCGTTGCTCGAATAGGTGACGAAGTGACGGTAAAGCGATTTGAACAAAATGGCAGCATTGTTCGACTCATTCCAGAAAATGAAGACTTTAATGACATTATTGTTGACCTAGAAAGCGAAGAATTTGTTATTGAAGGTCTATCCGTCGGCGTTATACGCCAAGGAATTTAGCGTTCAACAAAAAGGCGAAGCCATCGCTTCGCCTTTTACCCTAACTATATATCTAAGACTCAATGCAGTATCTTCGGGCGCAACTCTTCGCCTTCAAGATATCCGGACTCTTCATCAAAATAAGTTTCGTCTGAATAAACAAAATCAATACCCGCATGAAACATGCATTTTGCCAATTCAAAATAACGATCCTTTAAAGACGATCGTGTGTCATCCGATATCTGCAAGGTTGCCAGTGGCATTGTTTCCTCTCCGTCTTCACTGGCTGGTCTGAGCACAATATCGCCGTTATCCAGCTCAACAATTTCTAGGTAGGACTCTTTCATATTCAATACTCTGATGACTCTTCTCTAAAACGTAACACCAACTCAACTAAACTAGCCAAGTAAAAGCCAACTGAAGCGCCCGCGTCACTTCCACGTCCGATGACATTATCATCTTCAACAATAGATCTGGCAGCACAACACTCTAGCTGAACCAAGTAAGCCTGATGCAACTGAGAACACCAGGAGTCTGAGCGAGATAACAAACCACTCAGTTCACTTAACACTGGCACCATCATCTGCTTCGCTTCCGCTTCAGCTAATAATTTAGCAACATCCAACGACCCAGATAATGAATAGGCAGAGGATACTTCTTTCAATAAACCATTCAGCGCACTTCTTAACTGAAAAATAGCCGAGCTTTCCAACCCTACCCCCAACCACTTTTCTTCGCTGCTTTGGCTTTCTTTAATAAAGCGCCTAGCCGTATCTATTTTTTGGTTCGTTAGGCTAGCAAAACTTACACTACTCATTTCTTCTTCTTACCTTCCTCGATGACCCATTTAGAACCAACAAAGTAAGCTTTCCAGCCTGTTGGCTTGCCGTCCTCTTCTGTCATCACATATTGTTCTTTAGTTTTACGGCTATAGCGAATAACAGTTGGGAGGCCATCACCATCCGCCACAGGGGCTTTGGCAAAGAAATGGTATTTAGGATCTATTTGATCCATGTAAGGAAGCAATTCTTTTACAAGGGGCGCACGCGTTTCTCTTTTACGAGGGAACTGACTCGCCGCCAAAAATAAACCTGTCGCACCATCACGTAAAATATAATGATCTTCAACTTTTTGACAAGCAAGATCTGGCATTGGAACAGGGTCCATTTTTGGTGGCGCAGCCTCACCACTCTTTAATAATTTACGTGTATTTTTACACTCTTCATTGGTACAACCGAAATATTTACCAAAGCGTCCTGTTTTTAACTGCATGTCCGAAGAGCATTTATCACATTCTAGCAAAGGCCCATCGTAGCCTTTTATCTTGAATGTGCCTTGCTCTACTTCATAACCTGAGCAAGATGGGTTATTACCGCAGACATGAAGTTTGCGGTGCTCATCCATCAAGTAGCTGTCCATCGCTGAGCCACAAATAATACAGCGATGCTTATTAATTAGAGCTTTAGATTCGCCCTCTTCGTCATCAACTGCAACAACATCATCCCCACGAATAAGGTTAATTGTTGCCTTACAGCGCTCTTTTGGCGGTAATGCGTAACCAGAGCATGACATAAATACACCAGTACTCGCTGTTCGAATTTGCATTGGTCGAGAACATGT
The Marinomonas maritima DNA segment above includes these coding regions:
- a CDS encoding alpha/beta fold hydrolase is translated as MGNDIVYKLAHTEIAGLQWLPKKTSALKVLSLHGWLDNAASFTNLSPHLSNFSHVALDLAGHGASQHRSAGSFYHLWDYVLDVVSILNQSKQSVWLIGHSMGGAVAMLVAAIAPDKVRGLIVLDNMGPLSAKPAERVVTLQRAINKMSKYCLDRSTNYPSKEAMVLARMAGFTALSKSASELLVDRGAKEDSSGIWRWCHDGKLTFPSPYRMDEEGVGAFIQQIKCPTLVLVAKDGIYKDDHQLVEKRAAQFPWVKLKWLEGNHHFHLEPESCFVVATEIQRFIDQN
- a CDS encoding protein adenylyltransferase SelO, whose translation is MNLEHHFASLGEAFSSKTLIQPLLEQRLVEFNQSLATFLSIDIKSPATKLILSGEEKSPTSVSMVYAGHQFGGFSPQLGDGRGVLLGEVKGQDGFLYDLHMKGAGPTPYSRRGDGRAVLRSCIREYLASESMAALSVPSSRALALYDSKQAVYRETPEAGAMLLRVAQGHIRFGHFEYFFYQGKQAELDQLINYCLQHYYPQCLTTDSPLENMLIEVVKRTARMIAKWQSIGFQHGVMNTDNFSFTGETIDYGPYGFMEDYEPDWVCNHSDHEGRYAFSRQPGVGLWNLNCLMRCFSKHLEKNQLIAILQCYEPELQSHYDHLMMKKMGLSDAQHVHDLLPLLFTILAAEKMDYTVFFRLLSHINDTDFTLLLDEVVDRDRLSKWLERYKTARLNEGLEWSLVGASMLQVNPKFILRNYLAHDAILAAKRGDYLPFRRLLNVLNQPFDEHPESEFLAQRAPEWGRSLEVSCSS
- a CDS encoding DUF4389 domain-containing protein; translation: MSKPGYADQGFWFRVIFMLLYWVVLNIAVTVFGILLVLVSLVKLGSKHEPVMLSSWLRSVTSFIKQIFSFLSFETEEKPFPFQPWPQVSSDEEA
- the lexA gene encoding transcriptional repressor LexA, with translation MIKLTKRQSDVLETIREFISETGFPPTRAEIARRLGFKSPNAAEEHLKALCRKGAIEMLSGASRGIRLVNQASNDEPEDLGLPIIGKVAAGYPILAQENIASHVNIPASMFSPKADYFLSVSGTSMKNIGIMEGDLLAVHKTTTVQNGQIVVARIGDEVTVKRFEQNGSIVRLIPENEDFNDIIVDLESEEFVIEGLSVGVIRQGI
- a CDS encoding DUF4892 domain-containing protein, yielding MVKFRDMLCLLVFFSGFSFAGILGIEPYRDAQLVKSNSQSGQLIEIPLSKISRSGSGWEPESVVRLNGDYFTSLYKINRNALLPDVYTHYRAQMLSDGRSVLFECESRSCGSSNAWANNFFGDYLLNGADQNQFLLVVKNKQDVYQVLYVNRRGAGDVMVRLDEVKSTNAQDTEFNIVAQMDVQDIPRIRRFVSDLPAGQSVVGFVTSEKKGTISAIEAGDQLIQIARAGLGGQLETKVRFINLADLGRESLGVNRISFVYVRP
- a CDS encoding DUF6586 family protein; this translates as MSSVSFASLTNQKIDTARRFIKESQSSEEKWLGVGLESSAIFQLRSALNGLLKEVSSAYSLSGSLDVAKLLAEAEAKQMMVPVLSELSGLLSRSDSWCSQLHQAYLVQLECCAARSIVEDDNVIGRGSDAGASVGFYLASLVELVLRFREESSEY
- the dinG gene encoding ATP-dependent DNA helicase DinG translates to MLSDELKKQIQLAYRASLEAKSHKPRAGQREMIGAIARTLGNIKQGSEGERLDEKHVAVIEAGTGTGKTLSYCLAAIPIAKARGLKLIISTATVALQEQILHKELPDLLEHTELSFKYTLAKGRGRYLCLNNLEGFLSSEEQAMEDMFAGLFEQHLNSDDVNTALYQEMDTALGKGEWDGDKDNWAGIIRDQDWRRLTTDHQQCTNRNCANYSACPFFKARAEIEVADVIVANHDLVLADLSLGGGAILTPPKETIYVFDEGHHLPDKAIGHFRHEVRLQQSIAWLRQLEKNLVNLKQELTDDVSLTGQLLLKVPQQIQSIVNFIQYAQQGLAPYIQGLGLDQENNQHRFEFGLVPDELRQLAYSLQTSYQKLFKNIESIQDECKKTKQNEGMGVTPETAETWQPILGVILGRLEQSVGLWRLYSTVDDQNYPPNARWLILSGQGMEQDIELGGSPILAANTLRQQLWDKCFGAVVTSATLTALNQFHRFNMRSGVPQESEYLRVISPFDFQKNGLLVVPDMEHEPNRVEQHTAEIITYLDEHVNIAKGSLVLFSSRRQMEEVAKSLSAGLQEILLMQGEQSKRVILDSHRASIDSGKGSLLLGLASFAEGVDLPGDYLTCVYIAKIPFSVPDDPVEATLAEWIQKRGGNPFMEITIPDASLRMVQATGRLLRSETDSGEIHILDKRLRTKRYGKQLINSLPPYRYQ
- a CDS encoding DEAD/DEAH box helicase gives rise to the protein MENQIQEAPSETTTKPKRTRRTNKRPKDNDETSSSVQVEHEATPVDKSSADIWSIDDFQVDVVEGKLRFHDLNIPDRVIKSIAEMGFEYCSEIQAETLPMTLQGYDIIGQAQTGTGKTAAFLIAMITDFLDYPLEEKRPNNFARGLIIAPTRELAIQIADEAVKLTSNCHLNVVTLVGGLSYEKQKIALETENVDILVATPGRLLDFARSRKVQLGKVECLVLDEADRMLSMGFIPDVKSIIRMTPHKEARQTMLFSATFPKDIQALAQQWTYFPKEVSVVPKEATNQNIDQVIYTVEADQKWPVLKQLIEENGGQRTIIFANRRDETRDLYERLRKANINCAILSGEVAQDKRVKTLKNFKEGIIQVLVATDVAGRGIHVDNVELVVNYALPEDPEDYVHRIGRTGRGGETGRSVSFASEDDAFMIPEIEKVVGESIRCEYMVDMSR
- a CDS encoding NAD(P)H-dependent glycerol-3-phosphate dehydrogenase, with protein sequence MKHSVCVLGGGSFGTALANIMAKNGHQVSQWMRNEEQVEEINLTGLNSRYLPNAPLHRELLATSNLEQAIRDSDTVFVSIPSKSFEQVVQRIEPLLTADKILISTTKGFNPNRFELMSDVLRRNPITQRIGVLSGPNLAKEIAAGQMTGSVVASSDDQVRQRVIELLKSPTFRVYESQDSKGVELAGALKNIYAIVCGLAKALNVGENTMSMIMTRSLAEMSRFAVHFGANPMTFLGLAGMGDLIATCTSPLSRNYRVGFAIGSGQDLNEAVGGIGEVAEGVNTLKMVVDEAQKHGLYMPLAKGLSKLLFDNAKLESLIGSMMTGEQKWDVEFATNEENSNV
- the sixA gene encoding phosphohistidine phosphatase SixA, translating into MKKLKRLFVLRHGNAEPYGSNQDELRELTTLGVAEVKTTARAFASKTEVFDAVFVSPYVRAQQTAKIFLADLELSVDIQSCPLITPYGKEMEVSAWLDEQPYESILLVTHQPFAHQFVDFLVDEPLPMNFAMTTATLASVEGDFFAGACCQFRWCISPS